The following proteins are co-located in the Deltaproteobacteria bacterium genome:
- a CDS encoding P-II family nitrogen regulator, which translates to MKEIKAYIKKHKLSEVTRALRTIEGLTGMSVMECRGFGVGWSGAQAQAHDDLLDYQHGVKVEIMCRDDLAEAVVTAIQKAAHTGLKGDGKIYVGDIGMAIRISTGEKGAGAV; encoded by the coding sequence ATGAAGGAAATCAAGGCCTACATCAAGAAGCATAAGCTATCGGAAGTGACCCGGGCCCTCCGGACGATCGAGGGGCTCACCGGAATGAGCGTGATGGAATGCCGTGGTTTCGGCGTCGGCTGGAGTGGCGCCCAAGCCCAGGCCCATGACGATCTCCTGGATTACCAGCATGGCGTCAAAGTCGAGATCATGTGCCGGGATGATCTCGCGGAAGCTGTGGTCACCGCCATCCAAAAGGCCGCGCATACGGGCCTCAAGGGCGACGGCAAGATATACGTGGGCGATATCGGCATGGCGATTCGTATCAGCACCGGCGAGAAAGGCGCCGGCGCCGTATGA
- the rplM gene encoding 50S ribosomal protein L13 — MKTYSAKPEDIKREWFVVDAEGKTLGRLASRIALHLRGKHKPIYTPHMDTGDFIVVVNAEKVQLTGRKWDQKMYYHHSGQVGGLKTTSAKKMAETHPERIMTFAVRGMLPKNPLGRRMLKKLKVYTGPDHPHKAQQPKPLKFD; from the coding sequence ATGAAGACATATTCGGCCAAGCCGGAAGACATAAAACGGGAATGGTTCGTGGTGGACGCAGAGGGTAAGACCCTGGGGCGACTGGCGAGCCGCATCGCCCTTCACCTCAGAGGCAAGCACAAACCCATTTACACTCCCCACATGGACACCGGGGACTTTATCGTTGTCGTCAACGCGGAGAAAGTACAGCTGACGGGACGAAAATGGGACCAGAAAATGTACTACCACCACTCGGGGCAGGTGGGAGGCCTCAAGACCACCAGCGCCAAGAAGATGGCCGAGACGCATCCGGAACGCATAATGACGTTCGCCGTGCGCGGCATGCTGCCCAAGAATCCCCTGGGCCGAAGGATGTTAAAGAAACTGAAAGTATACACAGGGCCGGACCATCCGCACAAAGCCCAGCAACCCAAACCGTTGAAGTTCGATTAA
- the rpsI gene encoding 30S ribosomal protein S9, which produces MPTETYYATGKRKSAIARTWLKPGTGTIVINKRPMNEYFRRETASMVVRQPFEITNTLGKFDVIVTVKGGGISGQAGAVKHGISKALLTIDPSLRPILKRSGFITRDARVKERKKYGQRGARARYQYSKR; this is translated from the coding sequence TTGCCTACGGAAACGTACTACGCAACGGGAAAACGAAAATCGGCCATTGCCAGGACATGGCTCAAGCCGGGTACGGGAACCATTGTTATCAACAAACGTCCCATGAACGAATATTTTCGTCGAGAGACGGCCTCCATGGTCGTGCGTCAACCGTTCGAGATCACCAATACCCTCGGAAAGTTCGACGTGATCGTCACCGTGAAGGGTGGCGGCATCTCCGGACAGGCCGGGGCTGTGAAGCACGGCATCAGCAAGGCATTACTGACCATTGATCCGAGTCTCAGACCCATTCTGAAAAGGTCGGGTTTTATTACAAGGGACGCCCGCGTCAAAGAACGGAAAAAGTACGGGCAAAGGGGCGCGCGCGCGCGATACCAGTATTCGAAGCGATAG